In Devosia beringensis, a single window of DNA contains:
- a CDS encoding LacI family DNA-binding transcriptional regulator has product MARVTLSTIAEATGLSKFAVSRSLSGKDGVSDDTRRRVLEVATQLGYIRAVAEVAAPVLGIVFHDTDLVNSELHLLIQSGFQIETQRAGYQVRMCWAHETDEIVAFARNCRAVALVGPHPRASMVAVTALGIPVARNGWVEPLDPFDTVSGTDHEAGSAVAHYLLELGHRSIAYVHGTPGYRGRIERFYGVREVLETHPEVTFREMKFQTEMRFPQHLQEVQADGFAPTAFFCAHDGMALTVVSELLRLGYRIPDDISVVGFGDYSAATQISPQLTTVKVQGFQMGAGLVRILDDRLKQRIPADVPVRMGFVSHLVIRESAGKVRSSSPRSAAG; this is encoded by the coding sequence ATGGCGCGCGTCACCCTATCGACCATTGCCGAGGCGACGGGCCTCTCCAAGTTTGCCGTATCCCGCTCACTGTCGGGCAAGGACGGCGTCAGCGACGACACCCGCCGCCGCGTATTGGAGGTCGCCACCCAGCTTGGCTATATCCGCGCCGTGGCCGAGGTGGCAGCGCCGGTGCTGGGCATTGTCTTTCACGATACCGACCTGGTGAATTCCGAACTGCACCTGCTCATCCAGAGCGGCTTTCAAATCGAGACACAGCGCGCCGGCTATCAGGTGCGCATGTGTTGGGCACATGAAACCGACGAGATCGTGGCCTTTGCCCGTAATTGCCGGGCCGTCGCCCTGGTGGGCCCTCATCCGCGCGCCAGCATGGTCGCGGTCACCGCCCTGGGCATCCCCGTCGCCCGCAATGGCTGGGTCGAGCCGCTGGATCCCTTTGATACCGTTTCGGGCACTGATCACGAGGCCGGCTCAGCCGTCGCCCATTATCTGCTCGAGCTCGGTCACCGTTCCATCGCTTATGTGCATGGCACGCCGGGCTATCGCGGCCGCATCGAGCGCTTCTACGGCGTGCGCGAAGTGCTCGAGACCCATCCGGAAGTCACTTTCCGCGAGATGAAGTTCCAGACCGAGATGCGCTTTCCCCAGCACCTGCAGGAAGTGCAGGCCGATGGTTTTGCGCCCACGGCCTTCTTCTGTGCGCATGACGGCATGGCGCTGACGGTGGTCTCCGAGCTGTTGCGGCTGGGCTATCGCATTCCCGACGATATCTCGGTGGTCGGCTTTGGCGATTACTCGGCCGCCACGCAGATCTCCCCGCAGCTGACTACGGTCAAGGTGCAGGGCTTCCAGATGGGGGCAGGGCTGGTACGCATCCTTGACGATCGCCTCAAGCAGCGCATCCCCGCCGATGTCCCAGTGCGCATGGGCTTCGTCTCGCATCTGGTCATACGCGAATCGGCAGGCAAGGTGAGATCGTCATCACCCAGATCGGCGGCGGGCTGA
- a CDS encoding transporter substrate-binding domain-containing protein: MALENDTVAIGVLFSASGPYAAIGREGLAGTMLAIDEINATSQHDFVLEAHVRDPQGVTENYARLAADIVASSGAKHIVGCTTSWSRKDVIPLLEKRNTVLWYPCPYEGFEAHEQVIYLGACPNQHVLPLLDFVLPRFGADGYLVGSNYIWGWETSRIARDVMEAAGGRVAGERYVPLGDVDIDRIIEEIRTKRPAFILNTLIGPSSYAFLAAYHALGKTDPAFDASARPVLSCNFAEPELAQLGEAAAGQYAVSPYFQSLETTENRQFLEAVARHAPETGPVSAFFAQAYAAVHLLAAGMAATGTDDTGAVLGALAGRSVTAPFGPVEIDPTTNHAVLTPRIARATASGFEIVADRGVAIRPDPYLAYAASRSAQPVSHLRVVK, encoded by the coding sequence ATGGCGCTGGAAAACGATACCGTAGCGATAGGCGTGCTGTTTTCGGCCAGCGGCCCCTATGCCGCCATTGGCCGGGAAGGCCTGGCCGGCACCATGCTGGCGATCGATGAGATCAACGCGACCAGCCAGCATGACTTCGTGCTCGAGGCGCATGTGCGCGACCCGCAGGGCGTCACCGAAAACTATGCCAGGCTGGCGGCCGACATCGTCGCCAGTTCCGGGGCGAAACATATCGTGGGCTGCACCACCTCGTGGAGCCGCAAGGACGTCATTCCGCTGCTCGAAAAGCGCAATACCGTGCTGTGGTATCCGTGCCCCTATGAGGGCTTCGAGGCGCATGAGCAGGTCATCTATCTGGGCGCCTGTCCCAATCAGCATGTGCTGCCCTTGCTTGACTTCGTCCTGCCGCGCTTCGGTGCGGACGGCTATCTCGTCGGGTCCAACTATATCTGGGGTTGGGAGACGAGCCGCATTGCGCGCGATGTCATGGAGGCGGCCGGCGGCCGCGTCGCGGGAGAGCGCTATGTGCCGCTGGGCGATGTCGACATTGACCGGATTATCGAGGAGATCCGGACCAAGCGGCCGGCTTTCATCCTCAATACGCTGATCGGGCCGTCGTCCTACGCGTTCCTCGCCGCCTACCATGCGCTCGGCAAGACTGACCCCGCATTTGATGCGTCGGCGCGGCCGGTCCTGAGCTGCAACTTTGCCGAGCCGGAGCTGGCCCAGCTGGGCGAGGCGGCGGCCGGCCAATATGCGGTCTCTCCCTATTTTCAATCGCTGGAGACCACGGAGAACCGGCAATTTCTGGAGGCCGTGGCCCGCCACGCGCCGGAAACCGGGCCGGTGTCGGCTTTCTTTGCCCAGGCCTATGCTGCGGTCCATCTGCTGGCGGCGGGGATGGCGGCCACCGGCACCGATGACACCGGAGCGGTGCTCGGCGCCTTGGCGGGTCGATCCGTTACCGCCCCCTTCGGTCCGGTCGAAATTGACCCCACCACCAATCATGCCGTGCTGACGCCGCGCATCGCCCGCGCCACGGCCTCGGGCTTCGAGATCGTGGCCGACCGTGGCGTCGCCATCCGGCCCGATCCCTACCTGGCCTATGCTGCCAGCCGCTCCGCCCAGCCGGTATCGCATCTGCGGGTGGTCAAATGA
- a CDS encoding ABC transporter ATP-binding protein: MTAEASPLLELRGLVTEVASSSGPRRVVDGLSFTLERGQTLCIAGESGSGKSMTALSLMGLLPQPMARVTAGSALFNGRDLFGLDREAMRAIRGREISMIFQEPMTSLNPVMTVGRQLSEAITAHTTLTASAVRTRALELLDQVQIPEAARRLSQYPHELSGGMRQRVMIAIALSQRPDILIADEPTTALDVTVQAQILSLIRLLQQETGTAVIMITHDMGVVAEMADHVLVMKDGCQVETSPVRTIFASPAQPYTQALLAAVPVLGSMAGTSMPRRATPAAANPREVLDVDNLSVRFDLRGGLLRQVSKRVHAVEGISLRLHEGETLALVGESGCGKSTTGRALLNLVPFTGDVRVNGTHIAGLRPDQMKPVRRDIQMIFQDPYASLDPRMRVGELVAEPLKIHGLAKGSELTDRVEYLFGRVGLPPEAAARYPHEFSGGQRQRICIARALSLSPKIIVADESVSALDVSIQAQVLDLLQDIQNETGIAYLFISHDMAVVEQISHRVAVMYMGRFVEVGTRAQLFENPQHPYTRALMAAAPVPDPSRDRRRYVPFDGDLPSSVRPLGYEPQPVVYRDVGAGHLVAQGA; encoded by the coding sequence GTGACGGCCGAAGCGTCCCCGCTGCTCGAACTGCGCGGCCTCGTCACCGAGGTCGCGTCGTCTTCCGGTCCACGGCGCGTGGTGGACGGGCTCAGCTTCACGCTGGAGCGCGGCCAGACGCTCTGCATTGCCGGCGAGTCAGGCTCAGGTAAATCGATGACCGCGCTCTCGCTGATGGGCCTGCTGCCCCAGCCCATGGCGCGGGTTACCGCGGGATCGGCCCTGTTCAATGGGCGCGACCTGTTCGGCCTGGATCGGGAAGCCATGCGCGCCATTCGTGGCCGCGAGATCAGCATGATCTTCCAGGAGCCGATGACCTCGCTCAATCCGGTGATGACGGTGGGCCGGCAATTGTCCGAGGCGATCACGGCGCATACAACGCTGACCGCCAGCGCGGTCCGCACGCGCGCCTTGGAACTCCTTGATCAGGTGCAGATACCCGAGGCGGCGCGGCGCCTGAGCCAATATCCGCATGAGCTCTCAGGCGGCATGCGGCAGCGCGTGATGATCGCCATTGCGCTCAGCCAGCGGCCGGACATCCTGATCGCCGATGAACCGACGACCGCCCTCGATGTGACGGTGCAGGCGCAGATTCTCAGCCTCATCCGCCTGCTGCAGCAGGAGACCGGTACGGCGGTGATCATGATCACCCATGACATGGGCGTGGTGGCCGAAATGGCCGACCATGTCCTGGTGATGAAGGATGGGTGCCAGGTCGAGACCAGTCCCGTGCGCACGATCTTCGCGTCACCCGCGCAGCCCTATACGCAGGCGCTGCTGGCGGCCGTGCCGGTGCTCGGCTCGATGGCGGGCACCAGCATGCCCAGGCGGGCAACGCCCGCCGCTGCAAACCCGAGGGAAGTGCTCGATGTCGACAACCTGAGCGTACGCTTCGACCTGCGCGGTGGACTGCTGCGCCAGGTGAGCAAGCGGGTGCATGCTGTGGAGGGCATTTCGCTGCGCCTCCATGAAGGCGAAACCCTGGCCTTGGTCGGCGAAAGCGGCTGCGGCAAATCCACGACGGGCCGGGCTTTGCTCAACCTCGTGCCCTTTACCGGCGATGTGCGGGTCAACGGCACCCATATTGCTGGGCTGCGACCCGACCAGATGAAGCCGGTCCGGCGCGATATCCAGATGATTTTCCAGGATCCCTATGCCTCGCTCGATCCGCGTATGCGGGTGGGCGAGCTGGTAGCGGAGCCACTGAAAATCCACGGCCTGGCCAAAGGCAGCGAATTGACCGACCGCGTCGAATACCTGTTCGGCCGCGTCGGACTGCCACCCGAGGCAGCGGCCCGCTATCCGCACGAATTCTCCGGCGGCCAGCGCCAGCGCATCTGCATCGCGCGGGCGCTGTCGCTGTCGCCCAAGATCATCGTCGCCGACGAAAGCGTCTCGGCCCTGGATGTCTCGATCCAGGCCCAGGTGCTCGACCTGCTGCAGGACATCCAGAACGAGACGGGCATCGCCTATCTCTTCATTTCCCATGACATGGCCGTGGTCGAGCAGATCAGCCATCGCGTGGCGGTGATGTATATGGGGCGGTTCGTCGAGGTGGGGACGCGGGCGCAGCTCTTCGAGAACCCGCAACACCCCTATACAAGGGCGCTGATGGCAGCCGCCCCGGTGCCCGATCCGTCGCGCGACCGGCGCCGCTACGTGCCGTTCGATGGCGACCTGCCCAGTTCGGTCCGCCCGCTCGGCTACGAGCCGCAGCCGGTCGTCTATCGGGATGTTGGGGCCGGCCACCTCGTCGCTCAAGGCGCCTGA
- a CDS encoding acetamidase/formamidase family protein → MCSNCDYTIHRVNHHFGWDHSIPPVQRVAPGSSVYFECLDSGAGHFTPASTVADVSTLDFSKVNPVTGPIYIDGAQPGDALKITMEGFEPSGFGWTANIPGFGLLADQFKDPALTLWHYDKTSMAPAAFSKNGKVPLKPFCGEMGVAPAAPGNHSQVPPRRVGGNLDIRDLTTGTVLYLPVEVEGALFSVGDTHAAQGDGEVCGTAIESQMNVALKFELIKGANLAMPRFTTSGPVTNHLDAKGYEVTTGIGPDLMAGARDALSGMIDLLGSQYGLSAEEAYMLCSVCGDLRVSEIVDMPNWVVSFYFPRIVFE, encoded by the coding sequence ATGTGCAGTAACTGCGACTACACCATCCACCGCGTGAACCATCACTTCGGGTGGGATCATTCTATCCCGCCCGTGCAGCGGGTGGCGCCCGGTTCGTCGGTCTATTTCGAGTGTCTCGACAGCGGGGCCGGGCACTTCACGCCCGCCAGCACCGTGGCCGATGTGTCGACGCTCGACTTTTCTAAGGTCAATCCGGTCACCGGCCCCATCTATATCGATGGGGCCCAGCCCGGTGACGCCCTCAAGATCACCATGGAGGGCTTTGAGCCCTCCGGCTTCGGCTGGACGGCCAATATTCCTGGCTTCGGGCTCCTGGCCGACCAGTTCAAGGACCCGGCGCTGACGCTGTGGCACTATGACAAGACCAGCATGGCGCCGGCAGCGTTCTCGAAAAACGGCAAGGTGCCGCTCAAGCCATTCTGCGGCGAGATGGGCGTTGCTCCAGCGGCGCCTGGCAATCACTCGCAGGTGCCGCCGCGCCGGGTGGGTGGCAATCTTGACATCCGCGACCTCACCACCGGCACGGTGCTGTATCTGCCGGTCGAGGTCGAGGGTGCGCTGTTCTCGGTGGGCGACACCCACGCCGCCCAGGGCGATGGCGAGGTCTGCGGCACGGCCATCGAGAGCCAGATGAACGTGGCACTCAAGTTCGAGCTGATTAAGGGCGCCAACCTGGCTATGCCGCGTTTCACCACGTCGGGGCCGGTCACCAACCATCTCGACGCCAAGGGCTATGAGGTGACCACCGGCATCGGGCCGGACCTGATGGCGGGTGCGCGCGACGCGCTGTCAGGCATGATCGACCTGCTGGGCAGCCAGTATGGCCTGTCTGCCGAGGAGGCCTATATGCTGTGCTCTGTGTGTGGCGATCTCCGCGTCTCCGAGATCGTCGACATGCCCAATTGGGTGGTGAGCTTCTACTTCCCCCGGATCGTCTTCGAGTGA
- a CDS encoding protein-L-isoaspartate O-methyltransferase family protein, which yields MTQFEQLRARMVDNQLRTSGVTEPRLLAQMAEVPRERFVPVDRQAVAYIDDVQWLGQGPARRFMMAPATLAKLLQLAAVTPDDTVLDVGAGTGYGTAVMAGLAHSVVGLEADADLAGAASATLGDLGIANVDIVVGDIDALRRTGFDVIFVEGALDQVPQALFAALNDGGRLIALIRSGGVAVANVFVKTGNAIAARGEFNATLPPLLQAQPQPEFVF from the coding sequence ATGACACAATTCGAGCAGCTGCGCGCCAGGATGGTCGACAACCAGTTGCGCACCAGTGGCGTCACCGAGCCGAGGCTGCTGGCCCAGATGGCTGAGGTGCCCCGCGAGCGCTTCGTTCCCGTCGATCGGCAGGCCGTTGCCTATATTGATGATGTACAGTGGCTGGGGCAGGGGCCCGCCCGACGCTTCATGATGGCCCCGGCGACACTGGCTAAGCTGCTGCAATTGGCGGCTGTTACCCCCGATGATACGGTTCTCGATGTTGGCGCAGGAACCGGTTACGGCACCGCTGTCATGGCCGGATTGGCCCATTCCGTTGTCGGCCTTGAAGCCGATGCCGATCTGGCCGGTGCGGCCAGCGCGACCCTTGGCGATCTGGGCATTGCCAATGTCGACATCGTGGTCGGCGATATTGACGCGCTGAGGCGCACTGGCTTTGACGTCATCTTCGTTGAGGGCGCGCTCGATCAGGTACCACAGGCGCTGTTTGCCGCGCTCAATGATGGCGGTCGGCTGATAGCCCTGATTCGCTCTGGCGGCGTGGCCGTGGCCAATGTCTTCGTCAAGACTGGCAATGCCATTGCGGCCCGCGGGGAGTTCAATGCCACCCTGCCGCCGCTACTGCAGGCACAGCCGCAACCGGAATTTGTGTTTTGA
- a CDS encoding ABC transporter substrate-binding protein, with translation MRRLLLSGIALAVLTMASPVFAQEEKQGGSMIVTYKDDVATLDPAIGYDWQNWSMIKSLFDSLMDYEPGTSTLTTDLAESYTISDDGLTYTFKLRPGVKFHNGREMTAEDVKYSLDRVTDPATQSPGAGFFASIAGYDAVTDGSATGLSGVAVVDPLTVEITLSRPDATFLHVVALNFSSIVPKEAVDEFGADFGKHPVGTGAYSLTEWTLGQRLVFARNADYWKAGIPKMDEIVFEIGQEPTVALLRLQNGEVDILGDGIPPAQFLEVKDNPDYADMIIEGGQLQTGYITLNVTTPPFDNLEVRKAVNMAINKDRIVRIINNRAVIANQPLPPSMPGYTEGYEGIAYDVEGAKALLAEAGFPDGFTTELYVYNVDPNPRIAQAIQQDLAAIGVTVELLSLAQANVIEAGGAGTAPMIWSGGMAWIADFPDPSNFYGPILGCAGAGEGGWNWSKYCNEALDAMATAADSMIDPAKAADRYQAWSDVYMGVMADLPWVPVFNEQRFTMKSARLGGPDAIFVDPVHIPVNYDYVFDKDVQ, from the coding sequence ATGCGCAGATTGCTGTTATCCGGAATTGCCCTGGCCGTCCTGACCATGGCATCACCCGTTTTTGCCCAGGAGGAAAAGCAGGGTGGCTCGATGATCGTCACCTACAAGGATGACGTGGCGACCCTCGACCCAGCCATCGGCTATGACTGGCAGAACTGGTCGATGATCAAGTCGCTGTTCGACAGCCTGATGGACTACGAGCCGGGCACCTCCACGCTGACGACGGACCTGGCCGAAAGCTACACTATCTCCGATGACGGCCTCACCTATACGTTCAAGCTGCGGCCGGGTGTCAAATTCCACAATGGTCGCGAGATGACCGCCGAGGACGTCAAATACTCGCTCGACCGGGTCACCGATCCGGCAACGCAGAGCCCTGGCGCGGGCTTTTTCGCCTCCATTGCTGGCTATGATGCTGTAACTGACGGTTCGGCAACCGGCCTCTCTGGCGTCGCGGTCGTCGATCCGCTGACCGTCGAGATCACGCTGTCGCGGCCCGATGCCACCTTCCTGCATGTGGTGGCGCTCAACTTCTCCTCCATCGTGCCCAAGGAAGCGGTGGACGAGTTCGGCGCCGATTTCGGCAAGCACCCGGTCGGCACCGGCGCTTACTCGCTAACCGAGTGGACGCTGGGCCAGCGTCTCGTCTTTGCCCGCAATGCCGATTACTGGAAGGCCGGCATTCCCAAGATGGACGAGATCGTCTTCGAGATCGGCCAGGAGCCAACCGTGGCGCTGCTGCGGTTGCAAAATGGCGAAGTCGACATCCTGGGCGACGGCATTCCCCCGGCGCAGTTCCTCGAGGTCAAGGACAACCCGGACTATGCCGACATGATCATCGAGGGTGGCCAGCTGCAGACCGGCTATATCACCCTCAATGTGACCACGCCGCCCTTCGACAATCTCGAGGTGCGCAAGGCCGTCAACATGGCGATCAACAAGGACCGCATCGTCCGCATCATCAATAACCGCGCGGTGATCGCCAACCAGCCGCTGCCGCCTTCCATGCCCGGCTATACCGAAGGCTATGAAGGCATTGCCTATGATGTGGAAGGCGCCAAGGCGCTGCTGGCCGAGGCGGGCTTCCCCGATGGCTTCACCACCGAACTCTATGTGTACAATGTAGATCCCAATCCCCGCATCGCCCAAGCCATCCAGCAGGATCTCGCCGCCATCGGCGTTACCGTGGAATTGCTGTCGCTGGCCCAGGCCAATGTGATCGAGGCCGGCGGCGCCGGTACGGCGCCGATGATCTGGTCGGGCGGCATGGCCTGGATCGCCGACTTCCCCGATCCATCCAACTTCTACGGCCCGATCCTGGGCTGCGCCGGTGCGGGCGAGGGCGGCTGGAACTGGTCGAAATACTGCAATGAAGCGCTCGACGCCATGGCGACGGCGGCGGATTCGATGATCGACCCGGCCAAGGCGGCTGATCGCTACCAGGCCTGGAGCGACGTCTATATGGGCGTGATGGCCGATCTTCCCTGGGTGCCGGTTTTCAACGAGCAGCGCTTCACCATGAAGTCGGCCCGCCTGGGTGGCCCCGATGCCATCTTTGTCGATCCCGTCCATATTCCCGTCAACTACGACTATGTGTTTGATAAAGATGTGCAGTAA
- a CDS encoding ABC transporter permease, producing the protein MPSAPTRPVRAQSVLGRLLQRPMAVTGLIIIVVVVLAALFAPVLTPHDPNEQYFEGLTLEGAPLAPNGQFWFGTDLLGRDLLSRLIVGAQTSLVIGVVANGIAVVLGSLVGITAGYFRGLVGAVLMRFTDLMMSFPALLLAIVLAAIFRPSLWIVALVIAMVNWVQIARVLYTETRSLSEREFIEAERALGAGSLLILWRHILPHLVSTILVWGTLGISTTVLLEATLSFLGIGVRPPTPSWGNIIFENQTYFATAPWLVFIPGAAILLLSLAFNLLGDALRDILDPTQQGSSS; encoded by the coding sequence ATGCCCAGCGCTCCGACACGGCCCGTCCGTGCCCAGTCCGTGCTCGGCCGGTTGCTGCAGCGCCCCATGGCGGTGACCGGGCTCATCATCATCGTCGTGGTCGTGCTGGCGGCGCTGTTTGCGCCGGTGCTGACGCCGCACGATCCCAATGAACAGTATTTCGAGGGGCTGACGCTGGAGGGCGCGCCTTTGGCCCCCAATGGACAGTTCTGGTTCGGCACCGACCTTCTGGGGCGCGATCTGCTGAGCCGGCTCATCGTGGGGGCGCAGACCTCGCTGGTCATCGGCGTCGTGGCCAATGGCATCGCGGTGGTCCTGGGCTCGCTGGTGGGCATTACCGCCGGCTATTTCCGCGGCCTAGTCGGCGCGGTGTTGATGCGCTTCACCGACCTGATGATGAGCTTTCCGGCGCTGCTGCTGGCCATCGTGCTGGCCGCCATCTTCCGGCCGAGCCTGTGGATCGTGGCGCTGGTCATCGCCATGGTCAACTGGGTGCAGATTGCCCGCGTGCTCTACACCGAGACCCGCTCGCTGTCCGAGCGCGAGTTCATCGAGGCCGAGCGGGCGCTGGGCGCGGGATCGCTGCTGATCCTGTGGCGCCACATCCTGCCGCATCTGGTGTCGACCATTCTCGTCTGGGGCACGCTGGGCATTTCGACCACCGTGCTGCTGGAGGCCACGCTGAGCTTTCTGGGCATTGGCGTACGGCCGCCGACGCCGAGCTGGGGCAATATCATCTTCGAGAACCAGACTTATTTCGCCACGGCGCCCTGGCTGGTGTTCATTCCCGGCGCCGCCATCCTGCTGCTGTCGCTGGCCTTCAACCTGCTAGGCGATGCCTTGCGCGACATTCTTGACCCGACCCAGCAGGGGAGTTCGTCATGA
- a CDS encoding sunset domain-containing protein, translating into MLVFGALAVAAGENDACNIKGNVSTQGERIYHVPGQKYYNDTRISASHGERWFCSEEEARSAGWRRSKV; encoded by the coding sequence ATGCTTGTCTTCGGCGCGCTGGCTGTCGCCGCCGGGGAGAACGACGCCTGCAACATCAAGGGCAATGTGAGCACTCAGGGAGAGCGCATCTATCACGTCCCGGGTCAGAAATATTACAATGACACCCGGATCAGTGCGTCCCATGGTGAGCGCTGGTTCTGTTCAGAAGAAGAGGCCCGCTCTGCCGGCTGGCGCCGCTCCAAAGTGTAG
- a CDS encoding ANTAR domain-containing response regulator, which translates to MSAPVQIASFDGKTALILHRPHPVVEAITRQLAQLGVRWAASWPDLPAGKAPGADLLFYDADMGHDGQFPWTPGEAPMPAIALIGSEAPGRLAWAIRLGADAHLLKPVGSGGVFTALVIAAEAFARRSAMQDELAGLRSRLEQREVVAEATACLMLQGNLPAEEAYARLRREAMTARLTIEAMAEKIVHELRAGHVHHRS; encoded by the coding sequence ATGAGCGCGCCCGTGCAGATCGCCAGTTTTGATGGCAAGACCGCGCTGATCCTGCATCGCCCGCATCCGGTGGTCGAGGCGATCACCCGGCAGTTGGCGCAACTCGGCGTGCGTTGGGCGGCGTCGTGGCCTGATCTTCCAGCCGGCAAGGCGCCTGGCGCTGACCTGCTGTTCTATGACGCCGATATGGGCCATGACGGCCAGTTTCCCTGGACCCCGGGCGAGGCGCCGATGCCGGCCATCGCCCTGATTGGCTCGGAGGCGCCCGGCCGGCTGGCCTGGGCAATCCGCCTGGGTGCCGATGCGCATCTGCTCAAGCCGGTCGGCAGTGGCGGCGTGTTCACGGCGCTGGTGATCGCCGCGGAGGCCTTTGCCAGGCGCTCGGCCATGCAGGACGAACTGGCCGGCTTGCGCAGCCGGCTGGAGCAGCGCGAAGTGGTCGCCGAGGCCACCGCCTGCCTGATGCTGCAGGGCAACCTGCCGGCCGAGGAAGCCTATGCCCGGCTGCGTCGGGAAGCCATGACGGCACGGCTGACCATCGAAGCCATGGCCGAGAAGATCGTGCACGAATTGCGGGCGGGCCATGTCCATCATCGCTCCTGA
- a CDS encoding ABC transporter permease, with protein sequence MIGYLARRFGQAALILLGISVVTFVLLYLLPADPVRQIAGRSATAETVENIRRQLGLDLPLWEQYWRYLTNLLSGNLGRSYLQKSEVSELIAARLPASLLLMAGAITCELVIGLTMGVLAAVRRGGWVDNLLMVISFIGVSAPQFVVAILLLYIFAVQLGWFPIGGYGTFAHLVLPSLTLGLLGAGWYARMMRSSMLEVLRQDYIRTAQSKGLRGRIVLFQHAIPNAILPIVAMIGIDIGMFMSGIVVVESVFGWPGIGQLAWQAIQRVDIPIIMGVTLVSACAIVIGNLVADLVAPLIDPRIKLR encoded by the coding sequence ATGATCGGCTATCTCGCCCGCCGGTTTGGCCAGGCGGCGCTGATCCTGCTCGGCATCAGCGTGGTGACCTTCGTGCTGCTCTATCTGCTGCCGGCCGATCCGGTACGCCAGATCGCCGGGCGCAGCGCCACGGCTGAAACAGTAGAAAACATCCGCCGACAGCTCGGTCTCGACCTGCCGCTGTGGGAGCAGTACTGGCGCTATCTCACCAACCTGCTGAGCGGCAATCTGGGCCGCTCCTATCTGCAGAAGAGCGAAGTTTCCGAACTGATTGCGGCTCGCCTGCCGGCGAGCCTTCTGCTGATGGCCGGCGCCATCACCTGCGAGCTGGTGATCGGGCTGACCATGGGCGTGCTGGCGGCCGTGCGCCGGGGCGGCTGGGTCGACAATCTGCTCATGGTGATTTCCTTCATCGGCGTATCGGCCCCGCAATTCGTCGTCGCCATCCTGCTGCTCTATATCTTTGCCGTGCAGCTGGGCTGGTTCCCCATTGGCGGCTACGGCACCTTTGCCCACCTGGTGCTGCCGTCGCTGACGCTGGGCCTGCTCGGGGCGGGCTGGTATGCTAGGATGATGCGCTCCTCCATGCTGGAGGTGCTGCGGCAGGACTATATCCGAACCGCCCAGTCCAAGGGCCTGCGCGGCCGCATCGTGCTGTTTCAACACGCCATTCCCAATGCCATCCTGCCCATCGTTGCCATGATCGGTATCGATATCGGCATGTTCATGAGCGGCATTGTCGTGGTCGAAAGCGTTTTCGGCTGGCCCGGTATCGGTCAGCTCGCCTGGCAGGCCATCCAGCGCGTCGACATTCCCATCATCATGGGCGTCACGCTGGTCTCGGCCTGCGCCATCGTCATCGGCAACCTGGTTGCCGACCTCGTCGCCCCCCTCATCGATCCGCGCATCAAGCTGCGCTGA
- a CDS encoding pseudoazurin, with translation MRNTLKTVIAVFALAGLAVTPVLAADFEVHMLNKGVAGSMVFEPAFVQVQPGDTVTFIPTDKGHNVETIKDMLPEGVEPFKSKVNETYTVTFDVAGVYGVKCTPHFAMGMVGLIFVGDDLANLDAVKAVKVPKKVGERFEEVYTALGI, from the coding sequence ATGCGCAACACTCTCAAGACTGTGATCGCGGTTTTTGCCCTTGCGGGGCTTGCGGTCACGCCCGTCCTTGCTGCCGATTTCGAGGTGCACATGCTCAACAAGGGCGTGGCGGGCAGCATGGTGTTCGAGCCCGCCTTCGTTCAGGTGCAGCCGGGCGACACGGTGACCTTCATCCCCACCGATAAGGGCCACAATGTCGAAACCATCAAGGACATGCTGCCCGAAGGCGTCGAGCCCTTCAAAAGCAAGGTCAACGAAACCTACACCGTCACTTTCGACGTTGCCGGCGTCTATGGCGTCAAGTGTACGCCCCATTTTGCCATGGGCATGGTCGGCCTGATCTTCGTTGGCGATGACCTTGCCAATCTCGACGCCGTCAAGGCGGTCAAGGTGCCCAAGAAGGTCGGCGAGCGCTTTGAAGAAGTCTACACCGCCCTGGGCATCTGA